One Blattabacterium cuenoti DNA window includes the following coding sequences:
- a CDS encoding ATP-dependent Clp protease proteolytic subunit: MNYKKDSKEFIKYAVKHKKINSLKIDEYLKLTTPYIVEERKLNIAQMDVFSRLMMDRIIFLGTPIEDQIANIIQAQLLFLQSIDPKKDIQIYINSPGGEVYAGLGVYDTMQIVSPDVSTICTGVAASMAAILLCSGAKKKRSSLKHSRIMIHQPIGGTYGQVSDIEIKFREILKLKKELYEIISNHSGVPIEKIEKDSDRDYWMNSIEAKEYGMIDEVLLGKKNK, encoded by the coding sequence ATGAATTATAAAAAAGATTCAAAAGAATTTATAAAATATGCAGTAAAACATAAGAAAATTAACAGTTTAAAAATAGACGAGTATTTAAAATTAACAACACCTTATATTGTAGAGGAAAGAAAGTTAAATATTGCGCAAATGGACGTTTTTTCTCGTTTAATGATGGACCGTATTATTTTTTTAGGTACTCCAATAGAAGATCAAATAGCTAATATTATACAAGCACAACTATTATTTTTACAATCTATAGATCCTAAAAAAGATATTCAAATTTATATTAATTCTCCTGGAGGAGAAGTTTATGCAGGATTAGGCGTGTATGATACTATGCAAATAGTTAGTCCTGATGTATCAACAATTTGTACCGGTGTTGCGGCATCTATGGCAGCTATATTATTATGTTCTGGGGCAAAAAAGAAGAGATCTTCATTAAAACATTCTAGAATAATGATTCATCAACCTATAGGTGGTACATATGGACAAGTATCAGATATTGAAATTAAATTTCGTGAAATATTAAAATTAAAAAAGGAACTTTATGAAATAATATCTAATCATTCAGGTGTACCAATTGAAAAAATTGAAAAAGATTCAGATAGAGATTATTGGATGAATTCTATAGAAGCTAAAGAATATGGGATGATAGATGAAGTATTACTTGGAAAAAAAAATAAATAA